Proteins co-encoded in one Odontesthes bonariensis isolate fOdoBon6 chromosome 24, fOdoBon6.hap1, whole genome shotgun sequence genomic window:
- the gtf2a1 gene encoding transcription initiation factor IIA subunit 1 — protein MASSANSNPVPKLYKSVIEDVISEVRELFLDEGVDEQVLLELKTLWENKLLQSKAVEGFHTEEQAALQAAQQQQQQQVQHVQHVQHVQQVQQVTQAAQAQQVILPPQQQQAPQQQVIVQDPKILQHMSATGMTAAATAATLALPTGVTPYQQLLTSQGQILQVVRAPNGTQYIIQQPQQQIVLQQQMQPGGVQAPVIQQVLAPLQGGLPQQTGVIIQPQQIVLAPGNKVQGNAQVMQAATMAPQPGQAATAAQVQQVQQAQGPAAPQAPPQPQAQQQAQQPPMMLQVDGAGDTSSEDDEDEEEEYDEDDEEEKDKDGGEDGQVEEEPLNSGDDVSDAEDQELFDTENVVVCQYDKIHRSKNKWKFHLKDGIMNLNGRDYVFSKTIGDAEW, from the exons ATGGCGAGCTCGGCAAACTCGAACCCAGTG CCTAAATTATACAAGTCTGTGATCGAGGACGTGATCAGCGAGGTACGAGAGCTGTTCCTGGACGAGGGAGTGGACGAGCAGGTTCTCCTGGAGCTGAAAACG CTGTGGGAGAACAAGCTGCTGCAGTCGAAGGCAGTGGAGGGCTTCCACACCGAGGAGCAGGCAGCCCTGCAGGCcgcccagcagcagcagcagcagcaggttcagcacgTTCAGCACGTCcagcatgtgcagcaggtgcagcaggtGACGCAGGCAGCACAGGCCCAGCAAGTCATCCTGCCccctcagcagcagcaag CTCCCCAGCAGCAAGTCATTGTTCAGGATCCGAAGATTTTACAGCACATGAGTGCAACGGGGATG ACTGCAGCGGCTACCGCAGCAACCCTCGCTTTGCCCACAGGGGTCACCCCATACCAACAGCTCCTCACCAGCCAAG GTCAGATCCTGCAGGTGGTCCGCGCCCCCAACGGCACTCAGTACATCATCCAGCAGCCCCAGCAGCAGATcgtgctgcagcagcagatgcaGCCCGGAGGCGTGCAGGCGCCGGTCATACAACAG GTTCTGGCTCCTCTGCAGGGAGGCCTGCCTCAGCAAACAGGAGTCATCATACAGCCACAGCAGATCGTCTTGGCTCCGGGAAACAAAGTCCAAGGCAATGCACAG GTGATGCAGGCGGCCACGATGGCGCCACAGCCCGGTCAAGCAGCGACGGCGGCTCAGGTCCAGCAGGTTCAGCAGGCCCAGGGCCCAGCTGCGCCACAGGCCCCACCGCAGCCCCAGGCCCAGCAGCAGGCGCAGCAGCCTCCCATGATGCTGCAGGTGGACGGAGCCGGAGACACCTCCTCAGAGGACGacgaggatgaggaggaggagtacGACGAAGATGACGAGGAGGAGAAAGACAAGGACGGTGGAGAGGACGGGCAGGTCGAAGAG GAGCCTCTGAACAGTGGGGACGATGTCAGCGACGCGGAGGACCAGGAGCTGTTTGATACAGAGAATGTAGTGGTGTGCCAGTATGACAAG ATTCACAGAAGTAAGAACAAATGGAAATTCCACCTGAAGGACGGGATCATGAATCTGAACGGCAGAGATTACGTCTTTTCCAAAACCATCGGGGATGCCGAGTGGTGA